A genomic segment from Klebsiella africana encodes:
- the hspQ gene encoding heat shock protein HspQ — protein sequence MIASKFGIGQQVRHTLLGYLGVIVDVDPEYSLAEPEEDEIAANDELRAAPWYHVVMEDDDGQPIHTYLAEAQLSSETRDEHPEQPSLDELAKTIRQQLQAPRLRN from the coding sequence ATGATAGCCAGCAAATTCGGTATCGGCCAACAGGTCCGCCATACGCTCTTGGGCTACCTGGGCGTCATCGTCGATGTCGATCCCGAGTACTCGCTCGCGGAGCCGGAAGAGGATGAAATTGCCGCCAATGACGAACTGCGCGCGGCGCCCTGGTACCATGTGGTGATGGAAGATGATGATGGCCAGCCGATTCACACCTATCTGGCAGAAGCGCAGCTGAGCAGCGAAACCCGCGACGAACACCCGGAACAGCCGTCCCTTGACGAACTGGCCAAAACGATTCGTCAGCAGCTGCAGGCGCCAAGGTTGCGTAACTAG
- the rlmI gene encoding 23S rRNA (cytosine(1962)-C(5))-methyltransferase RlmI, whose amino-acid sequence MTDSLFPRLVLAKGREKSLLRRHPWIFSGGVARMEGKARSGETIDIVDHQGKWLARGAYSPSSQIRARVWTFDRDEAIDSAFFERRLQQAQTWRAWLAERDGLDSYRLIAGESDGLPGVTIDRFGNFFVLQLLSAGAEYQRAAIISALQNLFPDCAIYDRSDVAVRKKEGLELAQGPVVGELPPALLPITEHGMKLLVDIQGGHKTGYYLDQRDSRLATRRYVADKRVLNCFSYTGGFAVSALMGGCRQVTSVDTSQEALDVARQNVEINGLDLSKAEFVRDDVFKLLRKYRDQGEKFDVIVMDPPKFVENKSQLMGACRGYKDINMLAIQLLNPGGVLLTFSCSGLMTTDLFQKIIADAAIDAGRDVQFIEQFRQAADHPVIATYPEGLYLKGFACRVM is encoded by the coding sequence ATGACAGATTCCCTATTCCCCCGCTTAGTGTTAGCCAAAGGACGCGAGAAATCCCTGCTGCGTCGCCATCCGTGGATTTTCTCCGGCGGCGTCGCCCGCATGGAGGGTAAAGCCCGCAGCGGTGAAACCATCGATATTGTTGACCATCAGGGAAAATGGCTGGCCCGCGGCGCTTACTCGCCGTCGTCGCAGATCCGCGCCCGCGTGTGGACCTTCGACCGCGATGAAGCCATCGATAGCGCCTTCTTTGAACGCCGCCTGCAGCAGGCGCAAACCTGGCGGGCATGGCTGGCCGAGCGCGATGGCCTCGACAGCTACCGCCTGATCGCCGGCGAGTCCGATGGCCTCCCGGGCGTCACTATCGACCGCTTTGGCAACTTTTTCGTGCTGCAGCTGCTCAGCGCAGGCGCCGAATACCAGCGCGCCGCCATCATTAGCGCCCTGCAGAACCTGTTCCCGGACTGCGCCATTTACGATCGCAGCGATGTCGCCGTACGTAAAAAAGAGGGACTGGAGCTGGCCCAGGGGCCGGTGGTGGGCGAGCTGCCCCCGGCGCTGCTGCCGATCACCGAGCATGGCATGAAGCTGTTGGTTGATATCCAGGGCGGGCACAAGACCGGCTACTACCTCGACCAGCGCGACAGTCGCCTGGCCACCCGCCGCTATGTCGCGGATAAGCGGGTGCTGAACTGCTTCTCTTATACCGGCGGCTTTGCGGTGTCGGCGCTGATGGGCGGCTGCCGCCAGGTCACCAGCGTGGATACTTCGCAGGAGGCGCTCGACGTTGCTCGCCAGAACGTGGAGATCAACGGACTGGATCTGTCCAAAGCAGAATTTGTGCGGGACGACGTGTTCAAACTGCTGCGCAAATACCGCGATCAGGGAGAGAAATTTGACGTGATCGTGATGGATCCGCCGAAGTTCGTGGAAAATAAAAGCCAGCTGATGGGCGCCTGCCGCGGCTATAAAGATATCAATATGCTGGCGATCCAGCTGCTGAACCCCGGCGGTGTGCTGCTGACATTCTCCTGCTCCGGGCTGATGACCACCGATTTATTTCAGAAAATCATCGCCGATGCCGCAATTGATGCCGGGCGTGATGTACAATTTATAGAACAGTTCCGTCAGGCTGCCGACCACCCGGTGATCGCAACCTACCCGGAAGGGCTGTATCTGAAGGGGTTTGCCTGTCGCGTCATGTAA